A single window of Gossypium arboreum isolate Shixiya-1 chromosome 13, ASM2569848v2, whole genome shotgun sequence DNA harbors:
- the LOC108463429 gene encoding transcription factor JUNGBRUNNEN 1-like, protein MKERSESDKMEEIMLPGFRFHPTDEELVGFYLKRKVQQRPPSMEFIKQLDIYKYDPWDLPKMATTGEKEWYFYCPRDRKYRNSARPNRVTGAGFWKATGTDRPIYSSEGNKCIGLKKSLVFYKGRATKGVKTDWMMHEFRLPSFADSATPKIFLKKTLPPNDAWAICRIFKKTNSTAQRALSQSRVSQVPEASSSSISEVPSMLLTGKTSLNLNVDLLQTSNGAFSSLEFVPYKPPQHSMSNGDLTSLVFTPLDHTSTDSRAVDVTSMLLNMLSSMLGDHYCGKATDVLHFGGDCTGTLPHEMQGNNIMSGGDHESSLFKSMNVGSHGDDQWGGLRSIGFPISMPLPMNVMGDAWKPSLAWDSSCPSEMSTSFCSTKCYT, encoded by the exons atgaaagagagAAGTGAATCTGATAAAATGGAAGAAATAATGCTTCCAGGGTTTAGATTTCACCCAACTGATGAAGAGCTTGTTGGGTTTTATCTTAAAAGAAAAGTACAACAGCGCCCTCCTTCAATGGAATTTATTAAGCAACTAGACATTTACAAATATGATCCATGGGATCTTCCAA AAATGGCGACCACCGGAGAGAAAGAGTGGTATTTTTACTGTCCCAGGGATAGAAAATACAGAAACAGTGCAAGGCCTAACCGAGTAACTGGTGCAGGGTTTTGGAAAGCCACTGGCACTGACCGCCCCATATATTCCTCAGAAGGCAACAAATGCATTGGCTTGAAGAAATCTCTTGTTTTCTACAAAGGTAGAGCAACCAAAGGGGTCAAAACTGACTGGATGATGCATGAGTTTAGGTTGCCTTCTTTTGCTGACTCCGCAACTCCCAAGATATTCTTAAAGAAAACCCTTCCTCCCAAT gATGCATGGGCGATATGCAGGATATTCAAGAAAACCAACTCCACGGCACAAAGAGCACTTTCTCAATCGCGGGTTTCTCAAGTACCTGAAGCATCATCATCATCGATATCTGAGGTGCCTAGCATGCTCTTGACTGGAAAAACCAGTTTAAACCTTAATGTTGACCTGCTGCAGACATCCAATGGTGCATTTTCCAGTTTAGAATTTGTCCCTTACAAGCCTCCTCAACATTCAATGTCAAACGGGGACCTCACTAGTCTTGTTTTTACACCTCTTGACCATACCTCAACAGATTCCAGAGCTGTTGATGTTACTTCCATGTTGCTAAACATGTTATCTTCCATGCTTGGAGATCATTACTGTGGTAAGGCCACAGATGTTTTACATTTTGGTGGCGACTGCACTGGGACATTGCCACATGAGATGCAAGGGAACAATATTATGAGTGGTGGAGACCATGAAAGTTCCCTATTTAAAAGCATGAATGTTGGAAGCCATGGTGATGATCAGTGGGGTGGTCTTAGGTCCATTGGTTTTCCCATCAGTATGCCTTTACCTATGAATGTTATGGGAGATGCTTGGAAGCCAAGCCTAGCTTGGGATTCTTCATGTCCTAGTGAGATGTCAACAAGTTTTTGCTCCACCAAGTGTTATACTTGA